From a single Chitinophaga sp. Cy-1792 genomic region:
- the dtd gene encoding D-aminoacyl-tRNA deacylase: protein MRAVIQRVSRASVTVDGAVTGAIETGLLVLLGIEDADTDEDIHWLSSKIVNLRIFNDDAGVMNVSVKDVNGDILLVSQFTLHASTKKGNRPSYLRASKPDFAIPMYEKMIARLEQDMETTIQRGIFGADMKVELLNDGPVTIIIDTQNRE, encoded by the coding sequence ATGAGAGCTGTAATACAACGGGTTAGTCGTGCTTCTGTTACTGTAGATGGCGCTGTTACCGGCGCTATCGAAACAGGTTTACTGGTACTGTTGGGTATTGAAGATGCCGACACGGATGAAGATATACACTGGCTGAGCAGCAAAATCGTTAACCTGCGCATTTTTAATGATGATGCAGGTGTGATGAATGTTTCTGTTAAAGATGTCAACGGCGACATATTGCTGGTCAGCCAGTTTACCTTACACGCATCTACGAAAAAGGGTAACCGGCCATCCTACCTGCGTGCAAGTAAACCTGATTTTGCAATCCCTATGTACGAAAAAATGATTGCAAGGCTGGAGCAGGACATGGAAACAACCATCCAGCGCGGTATTTTTGGTGCCGATATGAAAGTCGAATTACTGAATGACGGTCCTGTAACAATAATTATTGATACCCAAAACCGGGAATAA
- a CDS encoding nucleotide pyrophosphohydrolase encodes MTIKEAQDRIDNWINTTGVRYFSELTNMAILTEEVGEVARVMARKYGDQSSKESDSKKELADELADVMWVLLCIANQTGVDMTVALEKNFDKKNIRDASRHLNNPKLK; translated from the coding sequence ATGACGATAAAAGAAGCGCAGGACCGAATAGACAACTGGATCAATACTACTGGTGTCCGCTATTTCAGCGAACTCACGAATATGGCTATACTCACAGAAGAAGTCGGAGAAGTAGCCCGTGTAATGGCCCGTAAATATGGTGACCAGTCCTCCAAAGAAAGCGACAGTAAAAAAGAACTGGCTGATGAACTGGCTGATGTAATGTGGGTACTGTTGTGTATTGCCAATCAAACCGGTGTAGACATGACCGTGGCCCTCGAGAAAAACTTCGACAAGAAAAATATCCGCGATGCCAGCAGGCATTTAAATAACCCCAAGCTGAAATAA
- a CDS encoding YihY/virulence factor BrkB family protein: MKISDRLKIIWHVLKQSGSDFLDDKVLKLSAALSYYTIFSIAPMLIIIIFLCDIFLGKESIEGSVYGQIRSLVGNDATLQIKSMITNATLSNDVSWATVFGGAMLMVGATGVFAEIQDSINFIWKLKAKPKKSGIIKLLLNRLLSFSLVVSMGFILLVSLALNGLMEVMNHRLLAVFPEVEYVAVYAANLCITFLVITTLFAIIFKVLPDAKIRWKDVLVGAVATATLFMIGKFAIGFYLGASKVSSAYGAAGSIVIILLWVYYSAAILYFGAVFTRVWVQYFGSRIYPNEYAIWMQEVPVVENKDDNTGEG; the protein is encoded by the coding sequence ATGAAAATATCAGACAGACTGAAAATAATCTGGCATGTGCTAAAACAATCCGGGAGCGATTTTCTGGATGATAAGGTGCTTAAACTGAGCGCTGCATTATCCTACTATACCATTTTTTCTATCGCACCCATGCTCATTATTATCATCTTTTTATGCGATATTTTTCTGGGAAAGGAGTCTATCGAAGGAAGCGTATATGGGCAGATCCGCTCGCTGGTGGGTAATGATGCCACCTTACAGATCAAGTCCATGATTACCAATGCGACCCTGTCCAATGATGTAAGCTGGGCCACTGTTTTCGGCGGTGCGATGCTGATGGTGGGCGCCACGGGGGTATTTGCGGAAATCCAGGATTCCATCAATTTTATCTGGAAATTAAAGGCAAAACCTAAGAAAAGCGGCATCATTAAGCTTTTACTAAACAGGCTGCTGTCCTTTTCCCTGGTGGTGAGTATGGGCTTCATTTTGCTGGTTTCCCTGGCATTGAATGGACTGATGGAAGTCATGAACCACCGGCTGCTGGCTGTTTTCCCGGAAGTAGAATACGTTGCGGTGTATGCCGCCAACCTCTGTATTACTTTCCTCGTAATTACCACGCTGTTTGCGATTATCTTCAAGGTACTGCCCGATGCCAAAATCCGCTGGAAAGACGTACTGGTAGGGGCTGTTGCTACTGCTACCCTCTTTATGATCGGGAAGTTTGCCATTGGCTTTTACCTGGGGGCCAGTAAGGTCTCTTCTGCCTATGGCGCCGCGGGTTCCATTGTAATTATTCTCCTCTGGGTATATTATTCCGCTGCCATTCTTTATTTTGGGGCCGTCTTCACCCGTGTATGGGTACAGTATTTCGGCTCCCGCATCTATCCAAATGAATACGCCATCTGGATGCAGGAAGTGCCAGTAGTGGAAAATAAGGATGATAATACTGGGGAAGGTTAG
- a CDS encoding glycine--tRNA ligase gives MSTEQNLFQAIISHCKEYGFIFQSSEIYDGLSAVYDYGQNGSELKKNIKDYWWKSMTQLHENIVGIDAAIFMHPTTWKASGHVDNFSDPMIDNKDSKKRYRVDHLIEGFAENLPKEQADELLATMDRLLADNDFDGLKSLIEEKKIACTVSGTVNWTDVRQFNLMFSTQLGSVTDEASEIYLRPETAQGIFVNFLNVQKTGRMKVPFGIAQIGKAFRNEIVARQFIFRMREFEQMEMQFFVRPGSQKEWYDKWKQTRMEWHLSLGIDPAKYRFKDHVKLAHYADAAVDIEFEFPIGFKEVEGIHSRTDFDLKQHAEYSRKKIQYFDTEINQNYVPYVIETSIGLDRMFLLVICNAYAEEQVGTEEKPDTRVVLRLPAKLAPTKLAILPLTKKDGLPELARELMDQCKPYFHCFYEEKDTIGRRYRRQDAIGTPFCVTIDHQTKEDGTVTVRHRDSMEQERVPMSEIRNMVMNAIF, from the coding sequence ATGTCTACAGAACAGAATTTATTCCAGGCGATTATATCGCATTGTAAAGAATACGGTTTTATCTTTCAGTCCAGCGAAATTTACGATGGGCTCAGCGCGGTGTATGACTACGGTCAGAACGGGTCCGAGCTGAAAAAGAACATTAAGGACTACTGGTGGAAAAGCATGACCCAGCTGCATGAGAACATCGTCGGGATCGATGCTGCTATTTTCATGCACCCAACAACCTGGAAAGCTTCCGGACACGTAGATAACTTCTCCGATCCTATGATCGACAACAAGGATAGCAAAAAACGCTACCGTGTGGATCATCTCATCGAAGGCTTTGCTGAAAACTTACCTAAAGAGCAGGCAGATGAGCTGCTGGCTACTATGGACAGACTGCTGGCCGACAATGATTTTGACGGACTGAAGTCCTTAATTGAAGAGAAAAAAATTGCCTGCACTGTAAGCGGTACCGTTAACTGGACAGATGTACGTCAGTTCAACCTGATGTTCTCTACCCAGCTGGGAAGCGTTACAGATGAGGCAAGTGAAATATATCTGCGTCCTGAAACTGCACAGGGTATCTTCGTGAACTTCCTGAATGTGCAGAAAACGGGCCGTATGAAAGTGCCTTTCGGTATTGCACAAATCGGTAAAGCATTCCGTAACGAAATCGTTGCCCGTCAGTTCATCTTCCGTATGCGCGAATTTGAGCAGATGGAAATGCAGTTCTTTGTACGTCCGGGCTCCCAGAAAGAGTGGTACGACAAATGGAAGCAGACCCGCATGGAATGGCACCTGAGCCTGGGTATCGATCCGGCTAAATACCGCTTCAAAGACCACGTGAAACTGGCGCATTATGCTGATGCCGCTGTGGATATCGAATTCGAATTCCCGATTGGTTTCAAAGAGGTAGAAGGTATTCACTCCCGCACCGATTTCGATCTGAAACAACATGCGGAATACAGCAGAAAGAAAATTCAGTACTTCGATACAGAAATAAACCAGAACTATGTTCCTTACGTAATTGAGACCTCCATCGGTCTGGATCGTATGTTCCTGCTGGTTATCTGCAACGCATATGCGGAAGAACAGGTTGGTACCGAAGAAAAACCAGATACCCGCGTGGTATTACGCCTCCCTGCAAAACTGGCGCCTACCAAGCTGGCTATCCTGCCTTTAACCAAGAAGGATGGTCTGCCGGAACTGGCAAGAGAACTCATGGATCAGTGTAAGCCTTACTTCCATTGCTTCTATGAAGAGAAAGATACCATTGGCAGACGTTATCGCCGCCAGGATGCCATCGGTACTCCTTTCTGCGTAACCATCGACCACCAGACCAAAGAAGACGGTACTGTTACTGTTCGTCACCGCGACAGCATGGAGCAGGAACGTGTGCCTATGTCTGAGATCAGGAATATGGTAATGAATGCAATATTCTAA
- a CDS encoding ferredoxin--NADP reductase — translation MIENWHTGIVTKIVDETHNTRRFWIRIPDMDIFDFKPGQFVTLDLPIHEKKNKRWRSYSIASHPDGTNEIELVIVLLEGGAGTTYLFNEVKEGSELLLRGPLGVFVLPETLDTEIFFICTGTGIAPFRAMAKYLKLHGVPHKGIHLIYGCRYEKDLLYASEMRQLEAEFPGFHYIPTLSREEHWTGRKGYVHNIYEELLQDKRPAHFYLCGWKAMIDEAKQRITAMGYDRKAIHQELYG, via the coding sequence ATGATTGAAAACTGGCACACCGGCATTGTTACAAAGATTGTGGATGAAACCCACAATACGCGCAGGTTTTGGATCAGGATTCCTGACATGGATATTTTTGATTTCAAGCCGGGGCAATTTGTAACATTAGATCTTCCTATTCACGAGAAGAAGAACAAAAGATGGCGTAGTTACTCTATTGCTTCACATCCTGACGGCACCAATGAAATAGAGCTGGTAATCGTATTACTGGAGGGGGGCGCAGGCACTACCTATCTTTTCAATGAGGTAAAAGAGGGGAGCGAATTATTACTACGGGGGCCGCTGGGTGTTTTCGTGTTACCGGAAACGTTAGACACTGAAATTTTCTTTATCTGTACCGGCACAGGCATTGCGCCATTCAGGGCCATGGCCAAATACCTTAAGCTGCATGGCGTTCCTCATAAAGGCATACACCTGATCTATGGCTGCAGGTATGAGAAGGACCTGCTATATGCCAGCGAAATGCGGCAGCTGGAAGCCGAATTTCCCGGTTTTCATTATATCCCTACACTCAGCAGGGAAGAGCATTGGACCGGCCGTAAAGGCTATGTACATAACATTTACGAAGAATTACTGCAGGACAAACGCCCTGCGCACTTCTATCTCTGTGGCTGGAAAGCCATGATAGACGAGGCAAAACAACGTATTACCGCTATGGGCTACGATCGTAAAGCCATTCACCAGGAGCTGTACGGATAG
- the mfd gene encoding transcription-repair coupling factor has product MNLQAVINLYQRDARLQSLVKGLQTPTPQYFQLSNLNGSSINFVVVSTWAQADANHLFILNDKEEAAYFQNDLEQLSQALDIFYFPDSFKKTGQFSDLNSSHSMLRTEALMKFSGDASRKKILVTYPEALWEKVAASRAFNANMVQLKVGDVLKVDPLLEKLVEWGFHYTDFVYEPGQYALRGGILDIYSFGNDKPYRVELFGEDIDSIRLFDPETQLSERKLNQVTLIANMDTRAAEHQKTSLLEFLPENTVVWMKDPEYIRGVIEQMEQRLDDFLQTGNKVRVDEDDEMTITEEDFVKAAPIMEQLLKRTAITFGSKNWFAENGLPATDITFDTLEQPVFNRQFDMLLKDLGTHNANKYSLFIFADNPRQLERLRSIFEDLKASFVFYPIPVPISKGFIDHSLKLVCYTDHQIFQRFHKSKVRQAYNKNKAITMKTLRELQPGDYVTHIDHGVGVYSGLQKIESGGKMQEAIRIIYKNNDLLYVNINSLHKISKYTGKEGQEPRVNKLGSDAWDKLKEKAKTQVKDIAKDLIQLYAVRKAQQGFSHTPDTYLQTELEASFIYEDTPDQSKATADVKRDMESPSPMDRLVCGDVGFGKTEVAVRAAFKSVVDGKQAAVLVPTTILAFQHYKTFSERLKDFPCTVDYLNRFKSSKEKKETLKRLEEGKIDIIIGTHALLGKDVKFKDIGVLVVDEEQKFGVSAKEKLKQIKHNVDTLTLTATPIPRTLQFSLMGARDLSIINTPPPNRQPIETEVHVFDHDMIRDAIYYETERGGQVYFVYNRVKGLGEMSALIQGLCPDLSIATAHGQMEGHQLEEVILDFIDRKYDVLVCTNIVESGVDIPNANTIIINNAHHFGLSDLHQLRGRVGRSNKKAFCYLIAPPMSTLPADSRKRLQTLEQHSELGSGFQIAMRDLDIRGAGNLLGGEQSGFMAEIGFDMYQKILDEAIRELKQNEFRDLFKEQLEEKKDFVSDCTIDTDLEILIPDTYIESIQERLNLYQELDNIVEESRLKAFEGELADRFGPLPEPVKDLLTMIRCRWMAIQLGFEKMMLKEESLRCYFINNPDSPYFESPTFNHLLTYIQTRTNNAKLKQVGKNFMLVASRIKNMNDLYDFLRGMTDSRNEK; this is encoded by the coding sequence ATGAATTTACAAGCCGTAATAAATCTATATCAGCGGGATGCACGTCTGCAATCCCTGGTGAAAGGGCTTCAGACCCCCACCCCACAGTACTTCCAGCTCTCTAACCTGAACGGAAGTTCGATCAATTTTGTGGTGGTAAGTACCTGGGCCCAGGCAGACGCAAACCATCTCTTTATCCTCAACGATAAAGAGGAAGCGGCCTATTTTCAAAACGACCTGGAACAACTCTCCCAGGCGCTCGATATCTTCTATTTCCCGGACTCTTTCAAGAAAACCGGTCAGTTCTCCGATCTCAACAGCAGTCATAGCATGTTGCGGACTGAAGCATTGATGAAATTCTCCGGAGATGCTTCCCGGAAAAAGATCCTGGTAACCTACCCCGAAGCCCTCTGGGAAAAGGTAGCTGCCAGCAGAGCCTTCAATGCCAACATGGTGCAACTCAAGGTAGGTGATGTGCTTAAAGTAGATCCCCTCCTGGAAAAGCTGGTGGAATGGGGCTTCCATTACACCGACTTCGTATACGAGCCCGGCCAGTACGCGCTGAGAGGCGGTATCCTCGATATCTACTCCTTCGGTAATGATAAACCATATCGTGTGGAGTTATTCGGGGAAGATATTGATTCCATCCGCTTATTTGATCCGGAAACACAGCTCTCCGAACGCAAACTGAACCAGGTGACGCTCATCGCCAACATGGACACCCGTGCGGCAGAGCACCAGAAAACCTCCCTCCTGGAATTCCTCCCGGAAAATACGGTTGTCTGGATGAAAGATCCTGAATACATCCGCGGGGTAATCGAACAGATGGAACAACGACTGGACGATTTCCTGCAAACCGGCAATAAAGTACGGGTAGACGAAGACGATGAAATGACCATCACTGAGGAAGACTTCGTTAAAGCCGCCCCTATCATGGAACAGCTGCTCAAAAGAACAGCCATCACCTTCGGTAGCAAAAACTGGTTTGCAGAAAACGGACTCCCTGCCACAGATATTACTTTCGATACGCTCGAACAACCTGTTTTTAACAGGCAGTTTGATATGCTGCTGAAAGACCTCGGCACACATAACGCCAACAAATATTCACTGTTTATATTCGCTGATAACCCACGTCAGCTGGAACGTTTACGCTCCATCTTTGAAGACCTGAAAGCATCTTTTGTATTCTATCCGATTCCAGTGCCTATCAGTAAAGGTTTTATCGACCATTCACTGAAACTGGTATGCTATACAGACCATCAGATATTCCAGCGTTTTCATAAATCAAAGGTAAGGCAGGCCTACAATAAGAATAAGGCCATTACCATGAAAACCCTGCGTGAACTGCAGCCGGGCGACTATGTAACCCATATCGATCACGGTGTCGGCGTTTACAGCGGGTTACAGAAGATAGAATCCGGTGGGAAAATGCAGGAAGCCATCCGTATTATTTACAAAAACAACGACCTGTTGTATGTAAATATCAACTCACTGCATAAAATCAGTAAATATACCGGTAAAGAAGGCCAGGAACCGCGGGTGAATAAACTGGGCAGCGATGCCTGGGATAAGCTCAAGGAAAAGGCTAAAACACAGGTAAAAGATATAGCTAAAGACCTGATCCAACTCTATGCCGTGCGCAAAGCACAGCAAGGGTTCTCTCATACGCCTGATACCTACCTCCAGACAGAACTGGAAGCATCCTTCATCTATGAGGATACTCCGGACCAGAGTAAGGCAACAGCCGATGTGAAGAGAGACATGGAATCACCGTCACCTATGGACCGCCTCGTATGCGGCGACGTAGGCTTCGGAAAAACAGAAGTAGCCGTACGCGCTGCCTTTAAGTCTGTTGTGGATGGTAAACAGGCCGCCGTACTGGTACCTACCACCATCCTGGCATTCCAGCACTATAAAACTTTCTCAGAGCGTCTGAAAGATTTCCCTTGTACAGTGGATTATCTTAACAGATTTAAATCTTCAAAAGAGAAAAAAGAAACACTCAAACGCCTGGAAGAAGGTAAGATAGATATCATCATTGGCACCCACGCCCTGCTGGGGAAAGATGTGAAATTCAAAGATATCGGTGTACTCGTAGTAGATGAAGAACAAAAGTTCGGCGTGAGTGCAAAAGAGAAACTGAAACAAATCAAACACAACGTTGATACACTTACACTAACGGCAACGCCTATCCCAAGGACATTGCAGTTCTCACTCATGGGTGCCCGCGATCTCTCCATCATCAATACACCGCCGCCTAACAGGCAGCCTATCGAAACGGAAGTGCACGTGTTCGACCATGATATGATCCGGGACGCGATCTATTATGAAACCGAACGCGGCGGCCAGGTATATTTCGTATACAACCGTGTTAAAGGCCTCGGCGAAATGTCGGCGCTCATCCAGGGACTCTGTCCTGATCTTTCCATTGCTACCGCCCACGGACAAATGGAAGGCCACCAGCTGGAAGAAGTTATTCTCGATTTTATCGATCGTAAATACGACGTACTGGTTTGTACCAACATCGTGGAAAGCGGTGTGGATATCCCTAACGCCAATACGATCATCATCAATAATGCACACCACTTCGGACTCAGCGATCTCCATCAGCTGCGCGGACGCGTAGGACGCAGTAACAAGAAAGCATTCTGTTACCTCATCGCCCCGCCAATGAGCACGCTGCCTGCCGATAGCCGCAAACGCCTGCAAACACTGGAACAACACAGTGAACTGGGCTCCGGTTTCCAGATCGCCATGCGCGACCTCGATATCCGCGGCGCCGGTAACCTGCTCGGTGGTGAACAGAGCGGATTCATGGCGGAAATCGGTTTCGATATGTACCAGAAAATCCTGGACGAAGCCATCCGTGAACTGAAACAAAACGAATTCCGCGACCTCTTCAAAGAACAACTGGAAGAGAAAAAAGACTTCGTCAGCGACTGTACCATCGATACAGACCTGGAAATTCTCATCCCGGATACCTATATCGAAAGTATCCAGGAACGCCTGAACCTCTACCAGGAACTGGACAATATCGTCGAGGAATCCAGGCTGAAAGCTTTCGAAGGGGAACTGGCAGACCGTTTCGGACCACTGCCGGAACCAGTGAAAGACCTGCTCACCATGATCCGTTGCCGTTGGATGGCCATCCAGCTGGGCTTCGAGAAAATGATGCTCAAAGAAGAAAGCCTGCGCTGCTACTTCATCAATAACCCGGATTCCCCGTACTTCGAGTCCCCTACGTTTAATCACTTATTAACGTATATCCAGACCCGTACCAACAACGCCAAACTCAAACAGGTAGGTAAAAACTTCATGCTTGTGGCCAGTCGTATCAAAAATATGAACGACCTGTACGACTTCCTCAGAGGTATGACCGACAGCCGCAACGAAAAATAA
- a CDS encoding SIMPL domain-containing protein, with product MKQVIAFVAALVLYVNSYAQQLDKRDIQRTIEVTGSTEIQVVPDEIYFDISLKEYMKSREKIEIAILEKQLLQAVEAAGISKDNLTIDNVFGFGRNWVGSKKNPVEFLSSRNYKLKLQNLDKIDQILNAIDALGIEKASIASVNSTKMAMYRRQAKVQATKVAMEKATEMLAVIGAKLGQVITVTEVDEPNFLSSYKNTYSNSIMNNFMENENNSTDLNVKSIKVTAKVKATFAVL from the coding sequence ATGAAACAGGTCATTGCATTCGTAGCAGCCTTAGTACTGTACGTCAATTCCTATGCACAACAATTAGATAAGAGAGATATCCAGCGTACCATCGAAGTAACCGGATCAACGGAGATTCAGGTAGTTCCCGACGAAATATATTTCGATATCTCCCTGAAAGAATACATGAAATCAAGAGAAAAGATAGAAATAGCTATCCTGGAAAAACAGCTGTTGCAGGCCGTGGAAGCGGCCGGAATATCCAAAGACAATCTAACTATCGATAATGTATTTGGATTTGGTCGTAACTGGGTAGGAAGTAAAAAGAACCCCGTAGAATTCCTCTCCAGCAGAAATTATAAACTAAAACTGCAAAACCTGGATAAAATTGATCAGATCCTGAATGCCATAGACGCCCTGGGTATTGAAAAAGCCAGTATCGCTTCCGTAAATTCCACAAAGATGGCTATGTATCGCCGGCAGGCTAAAGTACAGGCTACAAAGGTGGCCATGGAAAAAGCGACGGAGATGCTGGCTGTTATTGGTGCTAAATTAGGACAGGTAATAACTGTGACAGAAGTTGATGAACCGAATTTCCTGTCATCCTATAAAAATACTTATTCCAATAGTATAATGAATAATTTTATGGAGAATGAAAATAATAGCACCGATTTAAATGTGAAATCAATAAAGGTAACTGCCAAAGTAAAAGCTACTTTTGCTGTGCTGTAG
- a CDS encoding SIMPL domain-containing protein gives MKKVMLLAAGLFLAVSSFAQNANVKEPEKKIEVTGSAEIEITPDEIYVDISLKEYQKNKTKVDISTLEKQLVKAVADAGLPKESLTIENVAGSNYTWPRKKKDPVEFMASKQYRLKLNKLDKIDQILGAVDDEGIENTRISSYSSSKMQEYRKEAKIKALQAAKAKAEYMVAALGEKMGSIIEIQEINTDNYTDVRPMMAQFNAKMASADGYTSDIEFKTIKVRAEVRTVFSIK, from the coding sequence ATGAAAAAGGTAATGTTATTAGCCGCAGGATTATTTTTAGCCGTTAGCTCTTTTGCCCAGAACGCAAATGTCAAGGAACCAGAAAAGAAAATCGAAGTAACTGGTTCTGCAGAAATAGAAATCACTCCTGACGAAATCTATGTGGATATCTCCCTGAAAGAATATCAGAAAAATAAAACGAAGGTAGATATCTCCACACTGGAAAAACAACTGGTGAAAGCCGTTGCTGATGCTGGTCTTCCTAAAGAAAGCCTGACCATCGAAAACGTGGCCGGTTCCAACTACACCTGGCCTCGTAAAAAGAAAGATCCGGTAGAGTTTATGGCAAGCAAACAATATCGTCTTAAACTGAACAAGCTGGATAAAATTGACCAGATCCTCGGTGCTGTAGATGATGAAGGTATCGAAAACACCCGCATCTCTTCTTACAGTTCTTCTAAAATGCAGGAGTACCGTAAAGAAGCTAAAATAAAAGCGTTGCAGGCTGCTAAAGCTAAAGCGGAATATATGGTAGCTGCACTCGGCGAAAAAATGGGTAGCATCATCGAAATCCAGGAAATCAATACGGATAACTACACAGACGTAAGACCAATGATGGCGCAGTTCAACGCTAAAATGGCTTCTGCTGATGGTTACACTTCTGACATCGAATTTAAAACTATTAAAGTTCGCGCTGAAGTAAGAACTGTATTCTCTATCAAATAA